From Juglans regia cultivar Chandler chromosome 6, Walnut 2.0, whole genome shotgun sequence, the proteins below share one genomic window:
- the LOC108995545 gene encoding receptor-like protein 7 has protein sequence MGLSFPLIILIVHYLVSLMMFNLILFASSSGVQPLWHDDERFALLQFKESFTISQSASTNPSAYPKVSSWKPDQISDCCKWDGVECNKDTGHVIGLDLNSSCLKASVVSGQIPSEILELSKLVSLDLSYNHQLKLQKSGLTVIAQNFTNLEVLNLAHVVISSNVPNILANLTSLTSLTLNKSDLHGEFPVGIFHLPNLQLLHIEFNEYLTGYVPELNITSPLVSLRLAFTNFYGEIPDSIGHLKSLVEFNACICNFLGEIPSSLGNLTNLIVLNLQSNRLHGSIPQSISRLVNLEALCLNNNYFSGRVEFELFLRLGNLDVLQFSGNNISFLTNTNSTFPKFSSLVLNDCDLREFPEFLRDQDQLEYLELGGNKIHGQVPKWMGNVSIETLMGVGLDHNFLTGFDQFPVVLPYVNLKHMWLDFNMLQGSVPIPPPSIDFYTVSNNRLTGEIPYLICNLSSVTELDLSSNNLSGNLPQCLGNLSASLKKLDLHSNNFHGTIPRICGEANELMMIDFSTNHLQGRVPRSLADCTKLEAVNLGNNQIHDIFPSWLGILPELRILILRSNELYGTIGSSDNNFDFPKLHIIDLSNNDLTGKLPSEHFQNWKAMQIVDDEQLKYMEEQKWLQFSRGAGRVMYSFSMTMMNKGTEMVYQKVSNLIIVIDLSRNRFEGEIPEVVGHLKGLNLLNLSQNFLTGPMPHGKQFDIFNNNSFSENLELCGSPLSKKCGNLEDSLPPSSSQNSTNHNSEFLFEFGWKVVAMGYGCGFVFGVVFGQIVITKKYGWFMKTFAIGQPNRRRVNWKGRRN, from the exons ATGGGTTTATCCTTTCCTCTCATCATCTTGATCGTGCACTATCTTGTTTCATTGATGATGTTTAATCTTATACTTTTTGCCTCTTCTTCTGGTGTGCAGCCCCTATGGCATGATGATGAGAGATTTGCCTTGTTGCAATTCAAGGAAAGCTTCACCATCAGTCAGTCCGCGTCCACAAATCCCTCTGCTTATCCGAAGGTTTCATCGTGGAAGCCTGATCAAATCAGTGATTGCTGCAAGTGGGACGGTGTAGAGTGCAATAAGGACACTGGTCATGTCATCGGCCTCGATCTCAATAGCAGCTGTCTTAAAG CCTCTGTAGTTTCTGGCCAAATCCCTTCAGAAATTTTAGAGCTCTCCAAGTTAGTTTCCTTGGATCTCTCATATAATCATCAGCTGAAGCTCCAAAAATCCGGCCTAACAGTTATAGCTCAAAACTTCACAAACTTGGAAGTACTAAATCTTGCCCATGTTGTTATATCATCCAACGTACCCAATATATTGGCAAACTTAACTTCTTTAACATCTCTAACTCTAAACAAGAGTGACCTGCATGGTGAGTTTCCCGTGGGAATTTTCCATCTACCTAATCTTCAGCTTCTTCATATAGAGTTTAACGAATACCTCACGGGATATGTCCCAGAACTTAACATAACTAGCCCCCTTGTTTCATTAAGACTTGCATTCACGAACTTCTACGGTGAGATACCAGATTCGATTGGTCACCTCAAGTCCTTGGTTGAGTTTAATGCGTGCATTTGCAATTTCTTGGGAGAAATACCATCTTCACTAGGTAACCTTACCAATCTAATTGTTTTAAATCTTCAATCAAATAGGTTGCACGGTTCAATTCCACAGTCAATATCAAGGCTTGTAAATCTTGAAGCTCTGTGTCTCAATAATAACTATTTCAGTGGCAGGGTGGAGTTTGAGTTGTTTCTGAGACTTGGAAACCTAGATGTATTGCAGTTTTCTGGAAACAATATTTCATTCCTTACAAATACCAActcaacttttccaaaatttagTTCATTAGTACTAAATGATTGTGACTTGCGTGAGTTCCCAGAGTTTTTGAGGGACCAAGATCAGTTGGAGTATTTAGAGCTTGGCGGAAACAAAATTCATGGCCAAGTTCCAAAATGGATGGGGAATGTAAGTATAGAAACTCTAATGGGTGTAGGTCTGGATCACAACTTTCTCACCGGTTTTGACCAATTTCCGGTTGTACTCCCCTACGTTAATCTAAAGCATATGTGGCTTGATTTTAACATGCTTCAAGGGTCAGTGCCAATCCCACCACCTTCCATTGATTTCTATACGGTCTCAAACAACAGACTGACCGGAGAAATTCCATATTTGATTTGCAATCTAAGTTCAGTAACTGAGCTTGATTTGTCAAGCAACAACTTGAGTGGCAATCTTCCTCAATGTTTAGGCAACTTGAGTGCTTCTCTCAAAAAATTGGATCTACACAGTAATAACTTTCATGGAACCATTCCTCGGATCTGCGGTGAAGCAAACGAGTTGATGATGATTGATTTCAGCACAAATCATTTACAGGGGCGTGTACCGAGATCATTGGCAGATTGTACCAAGCTTGAAGCTGTTAATCTTGGTAACAATCAGATACATGATATTTTTCCTTCCTGGTTAGGCATTCTTCCAGAGTTGAGGATTCTCATTTTGAGATCTAATGAACTCTATGGTACAATAGGGAGTTCTGATAACAATTTCGATTTTCCGAAATTGCACATCATTGACCTCTCAAATAATGATCTTACTGGCAAGTTGCCCTCTGAACACTTTCAAAATTGGAAAGCCATGCAAATTGTCGATGACGAGCAATTAAAGTACATGGAGGAACAAAAATGGCTTCAGTTTTCTCGAGGTGCTGGTCGTGTTATGTACTCTTTCTCCATGACAATGATGAACAAAGGCACGGAGATGGTGTATCAAAAAGTCTCAAATTTGATCATAGTTATTGATCTCTCGAGGAacagatttgaaggagaaattcCAGAAGTGGTGGGGCATCTAAAAGGACTTAATTTGCTCAACCTTTCCCAAAACTTTCTCACAG GACCTATGCCACATGGGAAACAATTTGACATATTCAACAACAATTCGTTTAGTGAGAACCTTGAATTATGCGGAAGCCCTTTGTCAAAGAAATGTGGGAATCTTGAAGACTCATTGCCTCCATCTTCAAGCCAAAACTCAACAAACCACAATTCAGAGTTCTTATTTGAATTTGGTTGGAAAGTAGTCGCGATGGGATATGGATGTGGATTCGTGTTTGGAGTTGTGTTTGGGCAAATCGTTATCACAAAGAAGTATGGTTGGTTTATGAAGACGTTTGCTATTGGGCAGCCGAACCGAAGAAGGGTGAATTGGAAGGGACGcagaaattaa